A single region of the Paramicrobacterium fandaimingii genome encodes:
- a CDS encoding ribonuclease J yields the protein MPNAVIDPPALPQGTLRVMPVGGLGEIGRNMTTFEIDGKLLIVDCGVLFPEEYQPGVDLILPDMSPIKDRLDDVVGLVLTHGHEDHIGAVPYLLRLRSDIPIIGSGLTLALTEAKLKEHRIKPYSLTVTEGQHEKLGPFDLEFIAVNHSIPDALAVAIKTEAGTVLATGDFKMDQLPLDGRITDLGSFARLADTGVDLFLVDSTNADVPGFTPLERSIGPVLEQVIAKAPRRVIVASFSSHVHRVQQVLDAAHANGRRVALLGRSMLRNMTIAAELGYLRVPDGVLIDYKKAKDIPDDQIVYMSTGSQGEPMAVLSRMANLDHAIEPGEGDTVILASSQIPGNESAIYRVIDGLTKLGANVVHKGNAKVHVSGHAAAGELLYCYNILKPKNVLPVHGEYRHLIANAKLAHDTGIPEENTFVAENGTVLDLRDGKVDVVGQVDIGFVYVDGATVGEITDSDLKDRRILGEEGFISIIVVVESQTGRVVTGPEIHARGFAEDDAVFDKVRPKIEAALTEAVGNGVRDQHALQQVVRRTVGRWVNNSYRRRPMIVPLVIEA from the coding sequence ATGCCCAATGCCGTAATCGATCCGCCCGCGCTCCCACAAGGCACCCTCAGGGTGATGCCGGTCGGAGGGCTCGGCGAGATCGGTCGCAACATGACAACCTTCGAGATTGACGGCAAGCTCCTCATCGTGGACTGCGGCGTTCTCTTCCCCGAGGAATACCAGCCGGGCGTTGACCTCATCCTGCCCGACATGTCCCCGATCAAGGACCGTCTCGACGATGTCGTCGGCCTCGTGCTCACTCACGGCCACGAAGACCACATCGGCGCCGTTCCGTACCTTCTGCGACTTCGCTCCGACATTCCGATCATCGGCTCCGGCCTGACGCTCGCCCTCACGGAGGCGAAGCTTAAAGAGCATCGCATCAAGCCCTACAGCCTGACGGTCACAGAAGGTCAGCACGAAAAGCTGGGGCCCTTCGACCTCGAGTTCATTGCCGTCAATCACTCGATTCCCGATGCACTTGCCGTCGCTATCAAGACGGAGGCCGGAACGGTGCTGGCCACGGGCGATTTCAAGATGGATCAGCTTCCTCTTGACGGGCGCATCACCGATCTGGGCAGCTTTGCTCGGCTTGCCGACACCGGCGTCGATCTCTTTCTCGTTGACTCGACAAACGCCGACGTACCCGGGTTCACCCCGCTCGAGCGATCGATCGGGCCCGTGCTCGAACAGGTGATCGCGAAGGCTCCCCGGCGTGTAATCGTCGCGAGCTTCTCCAGTCATGTGCACCGGGTGCAGCAGGTTTTGGATGCCGCTCACGCAAACGGCCGTCGCGTTGCGCTGCTCGGTCGCTCGATGCTGCGCAATATGACGATCGCGGCGGAACTGGGGTACCTCCGCGTCCCCGACGGCGTTCTGATCGACTACAAGAAGGCGAAAGACATTCCCGACGACCAGATTGTCTACATGTCGACCGGGTCACAGGGCGAGCCGATGGCCGTGCTGAGCCGCATGGCCAACCTTGACCACGCAATCGAGCCGGGGGAGGGTGACACCGTCATTCTCGCGTCGAGCCAGATCCCGGGAAACGAGAGCGCCATCTATCGCGTTATCGACGGGCTGACCAAGCTGGGTGCGAACGTCGTGCACAAGGGAAACGCGAAGGTGCACGTCTCCGGTCACGCGGCTGCAGGAGAGCTCCTCTACTGCTACAACATCCTCAAGCCGAAGAACGTGCTCCCGGTTCACGGCGAATATCGTCACCTCATCGCGAACGCGAAGCTCGCTCACGACACAGGCATCCCCGAGGAGAACACGTTTGTCGCTGAGAACGGCACCGTTCTCGACCTGCGAGACGGAAAAGTCGATGTTGTCGGCCAGGTCGACATCGGTTTCGTATACGTCGACGGCGCGACAGTCGGCGAGATCACCGATTCCGACCTCAAGGATCGCAGGATCCTCGGCGAAGAGGGCTTCATCTCGATCATCGTCGTCGTCGAATCTCAGACGGGGCGTGTCGTCACAGGGCCCGAGATCCACGCGCGCGGCTTCGCCGAAGACGACGCGGTCTTCGACAAGGTGCGACCCAAGATCGAGGCAGCACTCACCGAGGCTGTCGGCAACGGCGTTCGTGACCAGCATGCTCTGCAGCAGGTGGTGCGGCGCACTGTTGGCCGCTGGGTGAATAACTCGTATCGTCGCCGCCCCATGATTGTTCCGCTCGTTATCGAGGCGTAG
- the dapA gene encoding 4-hydroxy-tetrahydrodipicolinate synthase, which yields MTNAENPFGQVLVALVTPFTADGEVDWPGVEKQIDDVISQGADGIVVTGTTGETSTLTDPEKIRLVEVGKSVAAGRAKIITGGGSNETAHAIELYKESERVGADGVMIVTPYYNKPTQAGILTHFRLIADATDLPVILYDIPGRTGVPITYETILRAATHPNIRAVKDAKGNFSEVSRVLNQTDLMYFSGDDANALPHLSIGATGLIGVTANITARPYRQMVDAVNAGDLATATAAHKGVEPLVRAVMTHVPGTVSAKYILHGLGRIQSPRVRLPLVGPEESEAARIEDDLAFAHDIDGADFTNFRPDRNAAAGGALPKVHGTTR from the coding sequence GTGACGAACGCAGAGAATCCCTTCGGCCAGGTCCTCGTTGCGCTGGTGACTCCGTTCACCGCCGATGGCGAAGTCGACTGGCCCGGCGTCGAGAAGCAGATCGACGATGTCATCAGCCAGGGTGCGGACGGCATCGTCGTCACCGGTACGACGGGGGAAACCTCCACGCTCACCGACCCTGAGAAGATTCGGCTTGTCGAGGTCGGCAAGTCTGTCGCGGCGGGCCGCGCCAAGATCATCACGGGCGGCGGCTCCAACGAGACGGCGCACGCAATCGAGCTCTACAAAGAGAGTGAACGCGTCGGGGCAGACGGGGTCATGATCGTCACTCCGTACTACAACAAGCCAACGCAGGCGGGCATTCTCACCCACTTCCGGTTGATCGCCGACGCCACGGACCTTCCCGTGATTCTGTATGACATTCCCGGTCGCACGGGTGTGCCGATCACCTACGAGACAATTCTGCGCGCGGCGACGCACCCGAACATCCGAGCTGTCAAAGATGCAAAGGGCAATTTCTCCGAGGTCAGTCGCGTGCTCAATCAGACAGATCTCATGTACTTCTCTGGCGACGATGCCAACGCACTCCCGCACTTGTCCATCGGCGCAACGGGCCTCATCGGCGTCACAGCCAATATCACCGCACGCCCATACAGGCAGATGGTGGATGCCGTGAACGCCGGCGATCTCGCGACGGCAACGGCCGCGCACAAGGGCGTCGAGCCGCTCGTGCGCGCCGTCATGACGCATGTGCCGGGAACGGTGTCGGCGAAATACATTCTCCACGGTCTCGGGCGAATTCAGAGTCCGCGTGTACGACTGCCCCTCGTGGGTCCCGAAGAGTCCGAGGCAGCCCGCATTGAAGACGATCTTGCCTTCGCCCACGACATCGACGGCGCCGACTTCACAAACTTCCGCCCCGACCGCAACGCGGCGGCTGGCGGTGCGCTACCCAAGGTGCACGGCACCACGCGCTGA
- a CDS encoding SDR family NAD(P)-dependent oxidoreductase, translating to MARGDETALVTGATSGLGLQFSEQLARRGFGLVLVARDRVRLHEVQADLISRYALPVEIIAADLVTPEGLSAVESRVAGRPLRVLVNNAGFGLKRPFDRATIDEEEKHLDIHVRTPMRLMHAALPTMLNRGAGTIINVASVSAFTPRGTYGAVKSWIVSMSRWANNQYRPRGVHVTAVCPGFVHTEFHQRLGASLDDIPSWMWLDADAVVATALKDAGRGRAVSIPSLRYRALVSASRIVPSALSQRLAARGR from the coding sequence ATGGCACGAGGCGATGAAACAGCGTTGGTGACCGGCGCGACGTCGGGCCTCGGGTTGCAATTCTCCGAGCAGCTCGCTCGTCGCGGGTTCGGCCTTGTTCTCGTCGCTCGAGACCGTGTTCGGCTGCACGAGGTACAGGCGGACCTGATCTCCCGGTACGCACTTCCCGTCGAGATCATCGCCGCAGATCTGGTGACACCCGAGGGGCTTTCCGCGGTCGAATCTCGCGTCGCCGGGCGGCCGCTCAGGGTGCTGGTGAACAATGCCGGTTTCGGTTTGAAGCGGCCATTCGATCGCGCGACGATCGACGAAGAAGAGAAGCATCTCGACATCCACGTGCGCACGCCGATGCGACTGATGCACGCAGCGCTTCCCACCATGCTCAATCGTGGCGCCGGCACCATCATCAACGTGGCGAGCGTCTCAGCATTCACTCCCCGAGGCACGTACGGTGCCGTGAAGTCGTGGATCGTCTCGATGTCACGATGGGCGAACAATCAGTACCGGCCTCGCGGGGTTCACGTGACGGCCGTGTGCCCGGGGTTTGTGCACACGGAGTTTCACCAGCGGCTCGGGGCGAGTCTCGACGACATCCCTTCGTGGATGTGGCTTGACGCCGACGCTGTTGTGGCGACGGCGCTCAAGGACGCTGGGCGGGGCCGTGCGGTGTCGATCCCCTCCCTGCGCTATCGCGCGCTGGTCTCGGCGAGCCGCATCGTTCCGTCAGCGCTTTCGCAGCGTCTCGCCGCACGAGGCCGGTGA
- a CDS encoding OsmC family peroxiredoxin produces the protein MAVTSEATTVWNGTLFEGNGTVSLDSSKSASLAVDWKARSEGSESTTTPEELLGAAHAACFSMAFSNTLVDAGFPPESIQTTAAVTFDPSGPKITGSHLLVNAKVPNIGDEEFQRLAEAAKGGCPVSQALAGVEITLEASLA, from the coding sequence ATGGCTGTCACAAGCGAAGCCACCACAGTGTGGAACGGCACCCTTTTCGAAGGGAACGGTACGGTGTCGCTCGATTCGTCCAAGAGCGCCTCACTTGCTGTCGATTGGAAGGCGCGCTCCGAGGGCTCAGAGAGCACGACGACCCCGGAGGAGCTGCTGGGCGCAGCGCACGCAGCGTGCTTCTCGATGGCCTTTTCGAACACGCTCGTCGATGCCGGGTTCCCGCCCGAGAGCATTCAGACGACGGCTGCCGTGACGTTCGACCCCTCGGGGCCGAAGATCACCGGAAGCCACCTTCTGGTGAACGCCAAGGTCCCGAACATCGGCGACGAGGAGTTTCAACGTCTCGCCGAGGCCGCGAAGGGCGGCTGCCCCGTGTCTCAGGCTCTCGCCGGAGTTGAGATCACGCTCGAGGCAAGTCTCGCCTGA
- the dapB gene encoding 4-hydroxy-tetrahydrodipicolinate reductase, whose translation MTTRVALAGARGKMGRQIDSVLADMDGFEVVARLGRSSDLSELDGADLVVDVTHPEASGAVVEHATKNGSRVLTGTSGWSAQRISELGAALPAEGGVLIIPNFSLGSVLGTTFATIAARFYSSIEIVESHRASKADSPSGTAVRTAELMAAARDGLGPVEAPHTEQRARGQEVAGIPVHSLRRHGIVARQETLLGGDGETLSIVHDTIDPSAYERGIRVSLEAVATVHGVVVGLENVLDLGINRS comes from the coding sequence ATGACGACACGCGTTGCATTGGCCGGGGCACGGGGCAAGATGGGCAGGCAGATCGACTCGGTTCTCGCCGACATGGACGGGTTCGAGGTGGTCGCGCGCCTCGGGAGATCGAGCGACCTCAGCGAGCTGGACGGCGCGGATCTTGTTGTTGACGTGACGCATCCAGAAGCCAGCGGCGCCGTCGTCGAGCACGCGACAAAGAACGGTTCTCGGGTTCTGACCGGCACATCGGGTTGGTCGGCGCAGCGAATCTCGGAGCTGGGCGCTGCGCTTCCTGCCGAAGGCGGGGTGCTGATCATTCCCAACTTTTCGCTCGGCTCCGTTCTCGGCACAACCTTTGCCACAATCGCGGCCCGCTTCTACTCATCGATCGAGATCGTCGAGAGCCACAGAGCGTCGAAAGCGGATTCTCCGAGCGGAACGGCCGTCCGCACCGCGGAGCTCATGGCTGCCGCTCGCGATGGCCTCGGCCCCGTCGAAGCACCGCACACCGAGCAGCGTGCGCGGGGGCAGGAGGTCGCAGGCATTCCCGTTCACAGCCTGCGTCGTCATGGGATCGTCGCACGGCAAGAGACCCTTTTGGGCGGCGACGGCGAGACCCTGAGCATCGTGCACGACACAATCGATCCCAGCGCGTATGAACGCGGCATCCGGGTGTCTCTCGAAGCCGTCGCGACGGTGCACGGAGTGGTCGTCGGTCTGGAGAATGTTCTCGATCTCGGAATCAACCGCTCATGA
- a CDS encoding GNAT family N-acetyltransferase yields the protein MTTVRRSPVSTADATMLLDEYFDARRSGHPGGGYVTSTPLPENFEPPTGEFVILYDGVLPLGCGGVRALSPDRFEIKHLYVRPETRGRGLGRLLVGELEQIAASLGAHDVVLDTHASLDAANGLYRSCGYTEIDAYNANPNATTWFTKRLTTASSHG from the coding sequence GTGACAACAGTACGGCGCTCCCCCGTCTCCACAGCCGATGCGACAATGCTGCTCGACGAGTATTTCGATGCTCGTCGAAGCGGGCACCCGGGCGGCGGATACGTGACCTCGACGCCGCTGCCAGAGAATTTTGAACCGCCAACGGGTGAGTTCGTCATTCTCTATGACGGCGTCCTCCCACTCGGCTGCGGTGGTGTACGCGCGCTCTCGCCCGACCGGTTCGAGATCAAACATCTCTACGTGCGCCCAGAAACGCGCGGACGTGGGCTGGGACGGCTGCTCGTCGGCGAGCTCGAGCAGATTGCCGCATCGCTCGGTGCACACGACGTCGTGCTCGACACACATGCGTCACTTGATGCGGCGAATGGACTGTACCGTTCTTGCGGATACACGGAAATTGACGCGTACAACGCGAACCCGAACGCCACTACCTGGTTCACAAAGCGTCTGACAACAGCATCCTCACACGGGTAG
- a CDS encoding histidine phosphatase family protein, translated as MSQYVYLVRHGEQQDAEHGLPDGPLSPRGRRQAEMLSQRLGGVPFTSARHSPLQRAAETASIIGERLPALELEPSSLLFDCIPTGEGDETPAAYHPFFGAVTEDEIAAGRAQMADAVAEFLGPKKGESHDLLITHNFVIAWFVREVLGAPEWRWMTLDQAHCGLTIIQRKPGRPWTLLTHNDLAHLPVELRTGLPEQLPV; from the coding sequence GTGTCGCAGTATGTGTACCTCGTCAGACACGGGGAGCAGCAGGACGCCGAGCATGGACTGCCAGATGGGCCGTTGTCGCCGCGCGGTCGACGGCAGGCAGAGATGCTCTCGCAGCGCCTCGGCGGTGTTCCGTTCACGAGTGCCCGTCACTCTCCGCTGCAGCGCGCAGCAGAGACCGCGTCGATCATCGGCGAGCGGCTTCCGGCCCTCGAGCTCGAGCCGTCATCGCTCTTGTTCGATTGCATTCCCACGGGTGAGGGCGACGAGACGCCAGCGGCGTATCACCCGTTCTTCGGTGCGGTGACCGAAGACGAGATCGCGGCAGGCAGAGCGCAGATGGCGGATGCTGTTGCCGAGTTTCTCGGACCGAAGAAGGGCGAGAGCCACGATCTGCTGATCACGCACAACTTTGTGATCGCCTGGTTTGTTCGCGAAGTGCTCGGCGCGCCCGAATGGCGATGGATGACACTTGACCAGGCGCATTGCGGTCTGACGATCATCCAGCGCAAACCGGGGCGGCCGTGGACGCTTCTGACCCACAACGATCTCGCGCATCTCCCCGTCGAATTGAGAACGGGGCTTCCCGAACAGCTACCCGTGTGA
- a CDS encoding M16 family metallopeptidase has protein sequence MNAAVPFPLDLPELDFEAAGGTRIRRSILPGGIRVLSESVPGARSATIGFWVAVGSRDEYLAQSPVSGQGSTHFLEHLLFKGTPTRSALDIAVAFDSVGGDSNAMTAKEFTCYYAKVRDRDLPMAIGVLADMVTNSVIDDGEFETERGVILEELSHASDDPGDVAGNALFESVFGTHPLGRPVGGTPETIEQATRSGVWDHYRHHYRPDELVISVAGAVDHDDLVALVNQSLAGAQWELDPDATPVARRPQGPDAFSGTRRLQTIARPIEQVHLMLGMPGLVASDPDRVILSMLNAILGGGMSSRLFTEIRERRGLAYSVYSFAGAHSDAGMQGMYAACSPRNAADVAQLMQAELQKLADVPVGDEELARAYGQLSGRAALSLEDSDVRMSLLGRAEITLGEYLDLDENLRRLASVTAADIATMAARLVAQPQSIVAVGAVDDDLFADVVTSKE, from the coding sequence ATGAACGCTGCCGTGCCCTTCCCCCTTGATCTGCCCGAGCTGGATTTCGAGGCGGCCGGTGGAACCCGAATTCGACGCAGCATCCTTCCGGGCGGCATCCGAGTTCTCAGTGAGTCCGTCCCAGGCGCTCGCAGCGCAACGATCGGGTTCTGGGTGGCCGTCGGATCGCGCGACGAATACCTGGCTCAGAGCCCCGTGTCTGGGCAGGGATCGACTCACTTTCTTGAGCACCTTCTCTTCAAGGGCACTCCAACCCGGAGCGCTCTCGACATCGCTGTGGCCTTCGACTCGGTCGGCGGCGACAGCAATGCAATGACAGCCAAAGAGTTCACGTGCTACTACGCGAAGGTGCGCGACCGAGACCTGCCAATGGCCATCGGCGTTCTCGCCGATATGGTGACGAATTCCGTGATCGACGACGGCGAGTTCGAAACCGAGCGCGGCGTCATTCTTGAAGAGCTCAGCCATGCCTCAGACGATCCAGGTGACGTTGCCGGAAACGCGCTGTTCGAATCGGTTTTCGGCACCCACCCGCTCGGTCGCCCTGTCGGGGGAACGCCCGAGACGATCGAGCAGGCGACGCGCAGCGGTGTGTGGGATCACTACCGTCATCACTATCGACCGGACGAGCTCGTGATCTCGGTTGCCGGCGCCGTCGACCATGACGATCTCGTCGCTCTGGTGAATCAATCGCTTGCGGGAGCACAGTGGGAGCTCGATCCCGACGCGACGCCGGTTGCCAGGCGACCGCAGGGCCCCGACGCATTCTCGGGCACCCGTCGACTGCAGACGATCGCCCGGCCCATCGAGCAGGTGCATCTCATGCTGGGCATGCCCGGTCTCGTGGCCAGCGACCCCGATCGGGTGATCCTCAGCATGCTCAACGCGATCCTCGGCGGCGGAATGTCGAGTCGGCTCTTCACCGAGATTCGCGAACGGCGCGGGCTCGCCTATTCTGTCTATTCCTTCGCTGGAGCGCATTCAGATGCGGGTATGCAGGGCATGTATGCAGCGTGCTCTCCGCGCAATGCGGCAGACGTCGCACAGCTGATGCAGGCCGAGCTGCAGAAACTCGCCGACGTTCCTGTCGGCGATGAGGAGCTCGCGCGGGCCTACGGTCAGCTTTCTGGCCGAGCCGCACTCAGTCTCGAAGATTCCGACGTGCGCATGTCACTGCTGGGGCGGGCAGAGATCACCCTCGGCGAATACCTCGATCTTGATGAGAATCTTCGTCGGCTTGCGAGCGTCACGGCAGCCGACATTGCCACCATGGCAGCACGGCTCGTGGCGCAACCGCAATCAATCGTCGCTGTCGGAGCGGTCGATGACGATCTCTTCGCCGACGTCGTGACAAGCAAGGAGTGA
- a CDS encoding aldo/keto reductase, with product MNVQHMSGEGSQRVAELRPHDHRALQTTNTADVDTPTVAMPVRRLIADTDLAVFPVAIGGSVFGWTASADDTEGILDRYAAAGGNFIDTADSYASGLSEVQIGRWLRRRGNRDDMVVATKIGRHADYRGLARTTVTAAVNASLERLGTDRIDLLYLHEDDPSTPLEETLGSVRDLIDAGKVRAVGASGLPVDRLIQARILAAAGYPRIVAFETEYSLANRTDFEGDRALVARGQDLAVMPYFALASGFLTGKYRSKADFTGTTRATRASAHFNRRGMRILRALDSVGAAHGVGPATIALAWLLTRKAVCAPVVSASEPNQVEALVAAPRIALSRSQLLELDRASRS from the coding sequence ATGAACGTACAGCACATGAGCGGTGAAGGTTCACAGCGTGTGGCGGAGCTTCGCCCGCACGATCATCGCGCGCTGCAGACAACAAACACGGCAGACGTCGATACGCCCACCGTCGCCATGCCGGTGCGGAGGCTAATCGCCGACACCGATCTTGCGGTGTTCCCCGTGGCTATCGGAGGCAGCGTCTTCGGATGGACGGCCAGTGCAGACGACACCGAAGGGATCCTCGACAGATACGCGGCCGCGGGCGGAAATTTCATCGACACGGCAGACAGCTATGCTTCGGGACTCAGCGAAGTGCAGATCGGGCGCTGGCTGCGGCGACGCGGCAATCGCGACGACATGGTTGTGGCAACGAAGATCGGGCGCCACGCCGACTACCGTGGTCTTGCTCGCACGACGGTCACCGCGGCCGTCAACGCGAGCCTCGAACGCCTCGGAACCGACCGAATCGACCTGCTCTACCTTCACGAGGACGACCCAAGCACACCTCTTGAAGAGACGCTTGGCTCTGTGCGCGACCTCATCGACGCCGGCAAGGTTCGTGCCGTCGGGGCCTCAGGGCTTCCTGTCGACAGGCTCATCCAGGCACGCATCCTCGCTGCCGCCGGATACCCGAGAATCGTTGCCTTCGAAACGGAATACAGTCTCGCGAACCGTACCGACTTCGAGGGCGACAGGGCACTCGTCGCTCGAGGACAAGACTTGGCCGTCATGCCGTATTTCGCGCTAGCCAGCGGATTTCTCACGGGCAAGTACCGCTCGAAGGCAGACTTCACAGGAACGACGAGAGCGACGCGGGCATCGGCGCATTTCAACAGACGAGGCATGCGGATTCTGCGCGCACTCGACTCCGTCGGCGCAGCACACGGTGTGGGCCCAGCGACAATTGCGCTGGCCTGGCTCCTCACACGCAAAGCGGTGTGCGCTCCCGTCGTGAGCGCGTCAGAGCCCAACCAAGTAGAGGCTCTCGTCGCTGCGCCGCGAATCGCGCTCAGCAGGTCACAGCTCCTCGAACTCGATCGCGCATCTCGCAGTTGA
- a CDS encoding HpcH/HpaI aldolase/citrate lyase family protein: protein MTFRMGPSLLFCPADRPERFDKARDRADAVILDFEDGVDPESRDAARDALREHPLDPATTIVRVNPADTADFLHDIEALRSTQYRTVMLSKTERTDHVERLNGYKVIALCETASGIMIAEKLAQMSTVVALMWGAEDLIASLGGSGSRRPDGRYRDVAAHARSRVLLAAGSAGKAAIDAVHLDIDDRAGLETEVEDAVACGFAATACIHPSQVSVIRDGYRPTPAQREWSRALLDEAKGRTGAFRFRGQMVDTPVLRHAEQVLRRTQRDGVSNGSRLHDVGTPSGETSL, encoded by the coding sequence ATGACATTTCGAATGGGTCCATCGCTTCTCTTCTGCCCGGCGGATCGCCCCGAGAGGTTCGACAAGGCCCGAGACCGAGCGGATGCTGTCATCCTCGACTTCGAAGATGGTGTCGACCCCGAATCGCGTGATGCCGCGCGTGACGCTCTTCGAGAGCATCCACTCGACCCGGCGACGACGATTGTGCGTGTGAACCCGGCAGATACCGCCGACTTTCTGCACGACATCGAGGCTCTGCGCTCCACTCAATATCGAACTGTCATGTTGTCAAAGACCGAGCGCACAGACCACGTCGAACGCCTGAACGGGTACAAGGTCATCGCGTTGTGTGAGACAGCCAGCGGAATCATGATCGCCGAGAAGCTTGCCCAGATGTCGACGGTCGTCGCACTGATGTGGGGCGCGGAAGATCTCATCGCGTCTCTCGGCGGCAGCGGGAGCAGACGCCCTGACGGCCGGTATCGAGACGTTGCGGCGCACGCGCGCTCTCGTGTGCTGCTTGCGGCAGGATCGGCGGGCAAGGCGGCGATCGATGCCGTGCATCTCGACATCGACGATCGCGCAGGGCTCGAGACCGAGGTCGAGGATGCCGTTGCCTGCGGTTTCGCCGCGACGGCGTGCATCCACCCCAGTCAGGTCTCGGTGATTCGCGATGGCTACCGGCCCACCCCCGCGCAGCGTGAGTGGTCGCGTGCTCTGCTCGATGAGGCAAAGGGAAGAACCGGGGCATTCCGGTTTCGCGGTCAGATGGTCGACACGCCCGTGCTTCGGCACGCCGAGCAGGTGCTTCGCCGTACACAGCGCGACGGCGTCTCGAATGGGTCACGACTTCACGATGTCGGCACGCCGAGCGGTGAGACATCGCTGTGA
- a CDS encoding MaoC family dehydratase, with protein MERRIEEQRGLYFEEFDERTCYRHRPGRTITEADNVLFTTLSMNTQSLHLDAAWSAEQPFGERLVNSMLTLSTLVGLSVAQLTQGTIVANLGFEKIAFPLPMHHGDTLYAETIVTAKRLSKSRVGQGIVTLEHTGRNQNDEVVATAVRSTLVWSKGAQP; from the coding sequence ATGGAGCGTCGGATCGAAGAGCAGCGCGGACTCTACTTTGAGGAGTTCGATGAGCGGACGTGCTATCGACACCGACCGGGCCGTACAATCACCGAGGCCGACAACGTGCTCTTCACAACGCTCAGCATGAACACGCAGTCGCTGCACCTCGACGCGGCGTGGAGTGCAGAGCAGCCGTTCGGCGAGCGGCTCGTCAACTCGATGCTGACGCTCTCGACTCTCGTTGGGCTCTCGGTCGCGCAGCTGACGCAGGGAACGATCGTCGCCAACCTCGGGTTTGAGAAGATCGCCTTTCCGCTTCCCATGCATCACGGCGACACGCTGTACGCAGAGACGATCGTCACGGCGAAGCGGCTGTCGAAGTCCCGTGTCGGGCAGGGAATCGTGACTCTCGAGCACACGGGGCGAAATCAGAATGATGAGGTTGTCGCGACTGCCGTTCGCAGCACTCTCGTCTGGTCAAAGGGAGCACAGCCATGA
- a CDS encoding acyl-CoA dehydrogenase family protein yields MNIELDEDHLELAQTVKDFADTVIAPAAYSYDTERRLPLEIIDQMAEMGLFGLPFPVEFGGRGKDYLSLCLAVEQLSRVDQSIGVTLEAGVGLGAMPVYRFGTDAQRERFLPQLTSGKALAAFGLTEAEAGSDAGATKTTAEMIDGEWVINGTKQFITNSGTPITRLITVTAVTGSRTSSRGGTVPELSSILVPTPADGLTVHPAYDKLGWHTSDTHPLSFDDLRVPEENLLGERGRGFANFLSILDEGRVAFAALCTGAAQGCLEQAISYAKSRNVFGTAIGSNQHIAFMIARMEERAHSARLAYYHACSLLMAGKPFKKEASLAKLSASEAAMANARDASQIWGGYGFLNENAVGRHYRDSKVLEIGEGTTEVQLMIVARELGLVE; encoded by the coding sequence GTGAACATCGAGCTCGACGAGGATCACCTCGAACTTGCGCAGACGGTGAAGGACTTCGCCGACACGGTGATTGCCCCCGCCGCCTACAGCTACGACACCGAACGGCGCTTGCCACTCGAGATCATCGATCAGATGGCCGAGATGGGGCTCTTCGGTCTGCCATTTCCCGTCGAGTTCGGAGGGCGAGGCAAGGACTACCTGTCACTCTGCCTCGCTGTTGAGCAGCTCTCTCGAGTCGACCAGTCGATCGGCGTGACACTCGAGGCCGGAGTCGGCCTCGGCGCGATGCCGGTCTATCGCTTCGGCACCGATGCGCAGCGCGAGCGGTTTCTGCCGCAGCTGACGTCAGGCAAAGCGCTCGCCGCATTTGGGCTCACAGAGGCCGAAGCGGGCTCAGATGCCGGAGCGACGAAGACGACGGCCGAGATGATCGACGGCGAATGGGTGATCAACGGAACGAAGCAGTTCATCACCAATTCAGGCACGCCCATCACACGGCTGATCACGGTCACGGCTGTGACGGGCAGCCGCACGTCATCGCGGGGTGGAACGGTGCCGGAGCTGTCATCGATTCTCGTTCCGACCCCGGCAGACGGCCTGACGGTTCACCCCGCCTACGACAAGCTGGGATGGCACACGTCAGACACGCACCCGCTCAGCTTCGATGACCTTCGGGTGCCAGAAGAGAACCTCCTCGGGGAGCGCGGGCGCGGGTTCGCCAACTTTCTCTCGATTCTCGATGAAGGCCGAGTTGCCTTTGCCGCGCTGTGCACCGGCGCTGCTCAAGGGTGCCTTGAGCAGGCGATCTCCTACGCGAAATCACGGAATGTGTTCGGCACAGCGATCGGCTCGAATCAGCACATCGCGTTTATGATCGCCCGAATGGAGGAGCGTGCACATTCGGCACGATTGGCGTACTACCACGCGTGTTCTCTTCTCATGGCGGGGAAGCCCTTCAAGAAGGAGGCGTCCCTCGCCAAGCTCAGCGCGAGCGAAGCGGCAATGGCGAACGCGCGTGACGCCAGCCAGATCTGGGGAGGCTACGGATTTCTCAATGAGAACGCCGTCGGCCGTCACTACCGTGACTCCAAGGTTCTCGAGATCGGCGAGGGCACAACAGAAGTTCAATTGATGATCGTCGCTCGCGAGCTCGGGCTCGTAGAATAG